The DNA segment TCTATTTGATTTCTAACCAAACCATATGATATACCGACAAGAACAGAGTTATACAAAACCTTTACAAAGAACATCAACATATAATAATTCATGTTCACTATATGACTTTATTAAAACCCCTTATGCATCAAGGAGTGTGGAGAAAACAAAGAATTTGATAAAACCTGGAACTTCACTTTGAGAGAGCAAGCGTTTAAGAACGTGAACCCTAGAATTGTTTGACAAAATCCATAAAAAGTGAAGAAAAAAATTCTGGTATTGCAGATGTAGGTTTTCACGGAGCTACATTTATGAACTTCTTTATTAATCTTACCGATAATTCCCAAACTGACTGATTCTTTATAAAACAACTTACTCAATTGTAGAGTACATTTCATAGTGGAATACAAGTTGCGGTGAAGTGGCTATGGAAGACATCAGGACAAGGTGAAAGAGAGTTAGAGAATGAAGTTGTTGTTGTGGCAAAGCTTCAGCATAGAAATTTGGTAAGGATGCTTGGTTTTTGTTTGGAAGGAGAAGAGAAGATCCTTGTCTATGAGTTGGTGTCCAACAAAAGCCTTGATTACTTCCTTTTTGGTTAGTTGAGTTCAACACCTAGCCTAAGATATCATTTTCAGATTCCATgccatttaaaatatatatacgatGCAAAACCAGCTGGACTAGAAAATATGGTACAAGATCATTAAAAGAATTGCTAGAGGCATTTTATATCTTCATAAAGATTCACGACTCACAATCATCCATGATTTCAAAGCTGGTAATCTCTTACGGGACGCTGATATGAATCTGAAAGTTGCAGACTCTGGAATGACGAGAATTGCTGGAGTGAACCAAACGAAAGACAATACGAAAATAATAGTAGGAACCTAGTAAACTTTTCTGTTTCATTTTATGCCTATGTAGACagtaataatatgtttttactAATTTAACGTTTCAAGTATTGTGGCAGTGGTTACAATATGTCTCCATAGTATGTGATGTATGGTCAATTCGCCATGAAATCATATGTGTATAGTTTTGGTTTCTTAGTTCTTGAGACCATAAGTGGCAAAAAGAACAGCAGTCACTATGAAATGGATGGTAGTGGCGGCAAAACAGGTGCATGTACTCTCAGCCAAGTTACTTCACTAGGTTACATTATATACTCGGTTTGAaagaatatgtatatattaaacatTAGCCTGCCCATCAACGAGGACTAACACCCGTGATTGATACATCATTTACAGAACAAGCAACGGAGATGCTAGTGGACGGATCTGGCTGAAAGCTCTCAGCTAATGGGATATTCTCTGCTCTGACTCTGAAGAAAAATCCAGGAGGTTGGGGCACAGGCAGTGTAATTGAAGTATTAGTGAGCATCTGAAATATTGTGAACATGCTTGGACGATCTGTTGGATTTTCTTGAACGCATAATAACCCAATATGGACGCATCTGATGACTTCGTACTTATCATAGTAATCTCCTATGATCGGATCTACGAGTTCGAACAATGAATCATTGTTCCAAAGCCTCCATACCTGTTTATTCGTTTTCCAGGAAACTAGTGTTCAGAGCAATAATTATTACTATAAATGAAGTAGCAAACAGTGACATAGTGTGGAAATTTACTAACATATGTAACCAAGTTGCCTGTTGAACCATCTATCTCGTGGAAGCTACTATTCTTTTTTCCACCAATAATCTCCAGAATCAATACTCCAAAACTATACACATCTGACTTTGTTGAGAATTGCCCATTCGCTACATATTCGGGTGGCATGTAACGGCTGCAAAAATACATAGTATATAACTTTATGTTTTATCAGCAGCAATAGAAAATGCATATTATAACTAAAAGGACAAGTACTTACAATGTTCCAACTACTCTTCCTGTGTTATCTTCCGTTTGGTCCATTCTGAAATTCCTAGCCATACCAAAATCCGCAATTTTCGGGTTCATATCCACATCTAATAGAATATTGCTGGCTTTGAGATCACGGTGTATGATTGTCAGCCGCGAATCTTGATGAAGATACAAAATCCCTCGAGTAACCCCTCCGATGATCTTGTATCGTCTTGTCCAATCCAATTGGATCCTCTTTGTTGAGTCTGCACAGGTCTTATATATTAGGACTAAGATAAGATCAATTAAGAACTAAGGTTTCAGAGAATAAATACcctatcatatttttttttccttaccaCCAAAGAGGAAGTAGTTAAGACTCTTGTTGGGCAAAAACTCGTAGACTAATATCTTTTCTTCTCCTTGGACACAAAATCCAAGAAGCCTAACAAGATTTCTATGTTGGAGTTTAGCTACAAGAAGCACCTCGTTCTTGAATTCTCTTTCACCTTGTCCTGAAGTTTTAGATAGTCTCTTCACAGCAATCTCTGTTCCATTCGGAAAGGTTCCCTGCACGTCACATAATTTATCAGAATATATGTATTTGCGTTCTCATCAAGTTTCTAGCACAAACACTATACCTTGTAAACTTCACCAAATCCACCATGACCAAGCTTGTTTGTATTATGAAAATTACTTGTTGCGGCTTCGATAGCTTTAAAATCGAATTGAAGTGAACCTGAAGTTGAAATATCATCCCcagctgcaaaaaaaaagaaaagcattTACACATAACTGGAGAGTTTCCAAGGGTCACTATATTTCTATATCAACTTCGTATCTCTTTACCATTATCTGGCGGTGCAGTATTGTAAGTCTTTGTTAATCTCTTTGCAGCAGAGAAATAACCGTCTGACAAGAACATAGAAAGAGTTAAAAACGTATTGAATCTACTTGTGTTTTGAAAATCTGTCTTTGTACAAAAACACAAGGAAACTCGCTTTCAGTTGTAAATGCTTTATACGATTTTCTCTTCCTCCAAATTCCAAATCCTAGAGCAAGCAATATGATAGGAACAATTACAATTGCCACAATAGTTCCCGTAGAAATACTTTTCTCATCTGCACGAACCCAAATCACAGAATAAGAACtaacacagaaaaaaaaagaacataacataacagagaaaaaaaacttcAGACATGGTTAGATATGGGCTAAAACAATCATATGACCTGATAACAACAAAGATTATAAAACATGGTCTTACCCCTTTCAGGAGGAGGAATGTTCTCGGGAAGTCCCAAGAAGGCAAAAATCTCCCATCGAAGGAAACAGCTCGGTCTCGAAACAGTACCTCCTTGTCTCCCACGGCAACATGACCTATAATCAATCACATTTTGTTGTAGACACCGGGTGCAGTTTTGAGGAGATATGTCTCTACTGCATTGCATAAAACCGTAGATGTTGGTGTTGGAAGACTCAAGCGTTACTCTTCCAGCTGCGTAGTTCGTAGAAGAAACATCTTCTAACACCAACCATCAAAGCTTCCCATGTCATATCGAAGTCCGTCCCGTTAGGTTGATAATCTCTGGTATTGTAGTCATGTCGTATAATTTCCATATCGAGCGATCCGTAAAACGAGCGGTTTGAGTAGCGTACAAGACAAAGTGTATTTCTATACATCCTCCAGTCTATAGCTTCTGTCTGAGTAGTACAATTCTGTACCAACCCATTAGAGGCAGCCATGATACAATCAGAACAAGATCCTGCTTCAATACCTGGGACACACATCCCTAAACCGTATACTCTGTTGGGATCTTGTCCCGTCGACGTGGTATAGAAGCCATCATTAGCTGTGACGTTAGAAGGAAGGGTAGAGAGCATGACTCGGCGGTTTAAGTCGTAAGTACCATCGGGTGCGAAGAAACCAGATCTGTTAAGGCAAGTATTTGCGTAGGCAGTGCTTATGAGCACAAACCAGAAGGATACTAATAAGCTGATCATTTTGTTCTTTCCTATAATTGTGTTTGAATGTCTTAAAATGAAAACCTCGAGTCTTGagagatataattttttcaaGCTTGGATTTTCAACTTTATTTTCAATCTCTCCGTGGTCTACAAATTTGACAAATCGTCATTGAATTTTCCCAAGCGGACTTTTGGTGAACAGTCGATGGCTCTGATGTAACCTTGACCTAACTCTTATTGTATGTTTCGTCAAAGCATGGGAAGAGACATTCGCCTAGACTTCTCGGTGAAGAAGACTCGACTATTTTAATCTGTACACGTATACTTTAGGGTTTTACAACCACCAGATCGATTGCCCCTTCCCAAGTATTCGATATCTTGGGAGAGAAATTGCGGCCCTTTTTATTGCAAAATGGGGTCTTGTTTTACAACGGAGGCATTCACATCTACATAAGGATgcatacttttatttttttctcttagaatgaaataaaaataaaaattgagtaAAAATGCTTCAACTCTACTATTCCATTTCCCACTCCATAATGGAacgatgaacaaacaaaaaaatagattattccATTTATGGAATAAACtctattatggagtgagatTTGAAGTTGGGTTAGAGAAATCTTTactctattttcacttttactttattttggAAGGAAAAATAGAGTAGGATTCGAGATGccctaaaaagaaaaagaaaaaaaagtattagAACTATTAAAAAGTTAATATGTACTTGGGAATATACAAACAATGATGGGAATGAATAAAAGGTTGTTACAACTGGAAGGTGCTCCATTTAGATGTCTTATTTAGATAGTCTATTTGGATGTTGTTCATTTGTATTTTGATGTGAGAATAAGCGATTTTATAGTTTTGAAGGAAAAGTATGATTTTATTGTTTTGACCGGAAAAAGTTATTTCATggttttgatgaaaaaaattaattttgctATTTCAGTGGggaaaaatatattgttttgttttggtagGAACATATGATTTTGCTAATAGAAAAATACGATTTATAGCTTTGGAAGGAAAAACAATTTTACAGTTTTTGTACATGTACACTTTCGGGGTTATACAACCACCAGATCTATTGGGAGAGAAATTGCTTCCCTTTTTATAGCAAACTTCTGTCTTGTTTTACAAATGAGACATTTGAATTTTGTAAGGGAGATCGATTTTCTGTTTCAGTGCAATGATAAATGACTGATAAGATAGATGTTTGGCTGTGGATGATGGCAGTCTTGATACCTGACGTCACTAGGTTACAAAACAGGTGCATGGATTCTCAGCCAAGTTACTTCACTAGGTTTCATTATTAATACTCGTTTATGAAAGAatgtatatatctatatatattaaacaataGGCTGGCTTTCAACGAGGACTAACACACGTGATCGTTGCATCATTTACAGAACAAGCAATGGACATGCTAGTGGACGGACCTGGCTGAGAGCTCTCAGCTAATGGGATATTCTCTGCTCTGACTCTGAAGAAAAATCCAGGAGGTTGGGGCGCAGGCAGTGTAATTGAGGTATTAGTGAGCATCTGAAATATTGTGAACATGCTTGGACGATCTGTTGGATTTTCTTGAACACATAATAACCCAATATGAACGCATCTGATGACTTCATATTTATCATAGTTATCTCCTATGACCGGATCTACAAGTTCCAACAATGAATCATTGTTCCAAAGCCTCCATACCTGTTTATTCATTTTCCAAGAAACTAGTGTTCAGAGCAACAATAATCATTACTATAAATGAAGTAGCAAATTCTGAGATAGTGTGGAAATTTACTAACATATGTCACAAGGTTGCCTGTTGAACCATCTATCTCGTGGAAGCTACTATTCTTTTTGCCACCAATAATCTCCAGAATCAATACTCCAAAACTATACACATCTGACTTCGTTGAGAACTGCCCATTCGCTACATATTCGGGCGGCATGTAACCGCTGCAAAATACATGTCACATAACTTTCTGTTTTATCAACAACAATAAAGAGAGACAGATAATAATTAAAACGGCAAATACTTACAATGTCCCAACTACTCTTCCTGTGTTATCTTCCGTTTGGTCCATTCTGAAATTCCTAGCCATACCAAAATCCGCAATTTTCGGGTTCATATCTGCATCTAATAAAATATTGCTGGCTTTTAGATCACGGTGTATGATTGTCAGCCGCGAATCTTGATGAAGATACAAAATCCCTCGAGTGATCCCTCCAATGATCTTGTATCGTCTTGTCCAATCCAATTGGCTCCTCTTTGTTGAGTCTACACATGCCTCATTGACCCATTAGACTATGATGAGATTAGGAATTAAGGTTTCAGAGAATAATAAGCCTATCATTTGTTCTTATTTTACTTACCACCAAATAGGAAGTAGTTAAGACTCTTGTTGGGCAAAAACTCGTAGACTAATATCCTTTCCTCTCCTTGGACACAAAACCCAAGAAGCCTAACAAGATTTCTATGTTGAAGTTTAGCTACAAGAAGCACCTCGTTCTTGAATTCTCTTTCACCTTGTCCTGAAGTTTTAGATAGTCTCTTCACAGCAATCTCTGTTCCATTCGGAAACGTTCCCTGCACGTCTCATAATTTATCagagtatattttttttactttctcgTCAAGTTTCTAGCACAAACACTATACCTTGTAAACTTCACCAAATCCACCATGACCAAGCTTGTTAATGTTGTGAAAATTACTTGTTGCAGCTTCGATAGCTTTAAGATCGAATTGAAGTGAACCTGAAGTTGAAATATCATCCCCAGCTGCATAACGAATTTAACATAGTATTACATCACTGGAGAGTTTCCTAGGGTCATTACATTTCTATATCAAATTCGTATCTCTTTACCGTTATCTTGCAGTTCAGTATCATAAGTCTTCTTTAATCTCTTTGCAGCAGAGAAATAACCGTCTGAGAAgaacatataaatattaaagaaaCTACTTATGTTTGGATCTGTCTCTGTACCAAAAAAATATGCGGACACTCACTTGCAGTTGTAAATGCTTTATGCGATTTTCTCCTCTTCCAAATAGCAAATCCTAGAGCAAGCAACAAGATAGGAATAATGACAATTGCCACAATAGTTCCTGTAGAAACACCTTTGCCATCTGCACGAACCCACATCACCATTGATTGGGATTAAGGGAAACTAACATGAGTAGAGcagaataaaaattaaaaaccaacaagaacagaacagaaaaaaaaacttcaaacatGTTTTGTTTAACCTAGGAACAACAAAGATTATGATACATGATCTTACCTTTCTCAAGAGGAGACATATTATCGAGAAGTGCCAAGAACGGATAAACCTCCCACCGAATGAAACAGCTCGGCCTAGAAAAAATGCCTCCTTGTGTCCCGCGGCAACAAGACCTATACTCAATCACGTTCTCTTGAAGACAACGAGTGCAGTTTTCAAGAGATATGTCTCTACTGCACTGCACAACACCGTAAACGTGGGAGATAGACGACTCAAGCTTCTGCGTTCTGGCTGCGTAGTACAAAGAGGAAGCTTGATCTATCAAACCAATCATCAAAGCCTCCCATGTAATCTCTAGATCCGTCATGTTAGCCTGAAAATCTCTAGTATAATTATCACTCCGTATAATTTCCATATCGAGCGATCCGTAAAACGAGCGGTTTGAGTAGTGCACAAGACAAAGTGTAGTTCCATACATCCTCCAGTCTATAGCATCTATATGGTTGGTACAGTTCTTTACCAACCCATTAGACGCAGCCATGATACAATCAGAACAAGATCGTGCTTCAGTACCTGGGAAACACATCCCTAGACCGTACACTCTGTTGGGATCTTGTCCCATCGACGTGGTATAGAAGTCATCATTAGCTGTGACGTTAGAAGGAAGGGAAGAGA comes from the Brassica rapa cultivar Chiifu-401-42 chromosome A01, CAAS_Brap_v3.01, whole genome shotgun sequence genome and includes:
- the LOC103860909 gene encoding cysteine-rich receptor-like protein kinase 24 produces the protein MINLLVSFWFVLISSVYANTCFNRSGFFASNGAYDLNRQAMLSSLPSNVTANDDFYTTSMGQDPNRVYGLGMCFPGTEARSCSDCIMAASNGLVKNCTNHIDAIDWRMYGTTLCLVHYSNRSFYGSLDMEIIRSDNYTRDFQANMTDLEITWEALMIGLIDQASSLYYAARTQKLESSISHVYGVVQCSRDISLENCTRCLQENVIEYRSCCRGTQGGIFSRPSCFIRWEVYPFLALLDNMSPLEKDGKGVSTGTIVAIVIIPILLLALGFAIWKRRKSHKAFTTANGYFSAAKRLKKTYDTELQDNAGDDISTSGSLQFDLKAIEAATSNFHNINKLGHGGFGEVYKGTFPNGTEIAVKRLSKTSGQGEREFKNEVLLVAKLQHRNLVRLLGFCVQGEERILVYEFLPNKSLNYFLFGDSTKRSQLDWTRRYKIIGGITRGILYLHQDSRLTIIHRDLKASNILLDADMNPKIADFGMARNFRMDQTEDNTGRVVGTFGYMPPEYVANGQFSTKSDVYSFGVLILEIIGGKKNSSFHEIDGSTGNLVTYVWRLWNNDSLLELVDPVIGDNYDKYEVIRCVHIGLLCVQENPTDRPSMFTIFQMLTNTSITLPAPQPPGFFFRVRAENIPLAESSQPGPSTSMSIACSVNDATITCVSPR